The Streptomyces sp. NL15-2K genome contains a region encoding:
- a CDS encoding glycoside hydrolase family 3 C-terminal domain-containing protein: protein MNHENDASADISVDIDSFVDSLSLEEKASLGSGAAFWVTERTAGLPAVVMEDGPHGVRHQPGDVDHMGIAPSAPATCFPPATALAQTWDPELIERVGEALGTEARSFGTDVLLGPGVNIKRDPRCGRNFEYFSEDPLLSGRMGAAWVRGLQRRGAGASVKHFAANNQEFERMRSSSDIDERPLREIYLRSFERVVREAQPWTVMASYNRLNGVPTTENHWLLTKVLRDEWGFDGLVVSDWGAVADRVRAVLGGLDLQMPGGDAGSDQEVVDAVRSGELDESVVTERARRTVQLARRAENARRAHPDAALDVDRHHGLAREVAGRAIVLLKNDGDVLPLAADGRSVAVIGPFAVEPRIQGGGSSRVVPTKVDVAVDEMRAIAGSTTIAVADGYRHDGGDAEHLRAEAARHAAEADVAVVFLGLTAAEEAEGTDRPDIDLPTHQLELLKAVTAAQPRTVAVIVHGGVVRLHEVADRVPAVLDGSILGQAGGGAIADVLFGRVNPSGRLAETVPLRIEDAPSFPTYPGDQFHVRYGEGIFVGYRGYDRMKRDVAFPFGHGLSYTTFEYRDLHISAAGDDIQITVTVANAGTRDGREVVQIYVAKDDGVQRPPVELKAFRSVRLAPGESSETVLVISRDELAYWDISLHRWVVEGGRYTFHAGASSRDLRLSKETEVEADTVRRPFTENSTIGELLAHPVAARVLAAAVQQGAGQARSTASKELGIDAKKSGLRIPVGRVRSLSGGASLPKAELTRLLEAVNAESGN, encoded by the coding sequence ATGAACCACGAGAACGACGCCTCTGCCGACATCTCCGTCGACATCGACTCCTTCGTCGACTCTCTCAGTCTGGAAGAGAAGGCATCGCTCGGCAGCGGAGCCGCGTTCTGGGTGACTGAGCGGACGGCCGGGCTTCCGGCAGTCGTGATGGAGGACGGCCCGCACGGGGTGCGGCATCAGCCGGGAGACGTAGACCACATGGGCATCGCTCCCAGTGCCCCCGCGACCTGCTTCCCGCCTGCCACCGCGCTCGCCCAGACCTGGGATCCCGAGCTGATCGAGCGCGTCGGTGAAGCCCTCGGCACCGAGGCACGCTCCTTCGGCACCGATGTACTGCTCGGGCCCGGCGTCAACATCAAGCGCGATCCGCGCTGTGGACGCAACTTCGAGTACTTCTCAGAGGACCCGCTCCTGAGCGGCCGGATGGGCGCGGCCTGGGTGCGTGGGCTCCAGCGGCGTGGGGCCGGTGCCTCGGTCAAGCATTTCGCGGCGAACAACCAGGAGTTCGAGCGCATGCGGTCGAGCTCCGACATCGACGAACGGCCCCTGCGGGAGATCTACCTCCGTTCCTTCGAGCGCGTCGTGCGCGAGGCGCAGCCGTGGACCGTCATGGCCTCCTACAACCGTCTCAACGGCGTTCCCACAACGGAGAATCACTGGCTTCTCACCAAAGTCCTGCGCGACGAGTGGGGCTTCGACGGCCTCGTGGTCAGTGACTGGGGCGCCGTCGCAGACCGGGTCCGAGCCGTGCTCGGCGGACTCGACCTGCAGATGCCCGGCGGGGACGCCGGTTCGGATCAGGAGGTCGTGGACGCCGTCCGAAGCGGCGAACTCGACGAGTCGGTGGTCACGGAGCGGGCCCGACGGACCGTGCAACTCGCCCGGCGCGCCGAGAACGCTCGACGGGCGCACCCTGACGCCGCCTTGGACGTGGACCGCCATCACGGCCTCGCACGCGAGGTCGCCGGCCGGGCGATCGTCCTGCTCAAGAACGACGGCGACGTGCTCCCGCTCGCGGCCGACGGCCGATCGGTCGCCGTCATCGGCCCCTTCGCGGTCGAGCCGCGCATCCAGGGTGGCGGCAGCTCCCGAGTCGTGCCCACGAAGGTGGACGTGGCCGTCGACGAGATGCGCGCGATCGCCGGCTCCACGACCATCGCCGTCGCGGACGGCTACCGCCACGACGGCGGCGATGCCGAACATCTCCGAGCCGAAGCGGCCCGGCACGCGGCTGAGGCCGACGTCGCGGTCGTCTTCCTGGGCCTCACGGCCGCGGAGGAAGCCGAGGGCACGGATCGGCCCGACATCGACCTGCCGACCCACCAGCTGGAACTACTCAAGGCCGTGACAGCCGCGCAGCCCCGCACCGTGGCGGTCATCGTGCACGGCGGCGTGGTACGCCTGCACGAGGTCGCCGACCGGGTACCCGCCGTGCTCGACGGTTCGATCCTCGGGCAGGCCGGTGGAGGCGCGATCGCGGATGTCCTGTTCGGGCGGGTGAACCCGTCGGGGCGCCTCGCCGAGACGGTGCCCCTGCGCATCGAGGACGCGCCGTCGTTCCCGACGTATCCGGGAGACCAGTTCCATGTCCGCTACGGCGAGGGCATCTTCGTCGGCTATCGCGGCTACGACCGGATGAAGCGGGACGTCGCCTTCCCTTTCGGCCACGGCCTGTCCTACACCACCTTCGAGTACCGCGACCTGCACATCAGCGCCGCGGGCGATGACATCCAGATCACGGTCACGGTCGCTAACGCCGGCACCCGCGACGGCCGCGAGGTCGTCCAGATCTACGTCGCCAAGGACGACGGCGTGCAGCGCCCCCCGGTCGAGCTGAAGGCGTTCCGAAGCGTACGTCTCGCGCCGGGCGAGTCCTCGGAGACAGTGCTGGTCATCTCCCGTGACGAGCTCGCCTACTGGGACATCTCGCTGCACCGCTGGGTCGTGGAGGGAGGCAGGTACACCTTCCACGCCGGCGCGTCGAGCCGAGACCTGCGGCTGTCGAAGGAGACAGAGGTCGAGGCCGACACCGTCCGGCGTCCCTTCACCGAGAACTCCACCATCGGGGAACTGCTCGCCCACCCGGTGGCGGCGCGAGTTCTGGCCGCGGCCGTGCAACAGGGTGCGGGACAGGCGCGGAGCACCGCTTCCAAGGAACTGGGCATCGACGCGAAGAAGTCGGGCCTACGCATCCCGGTGGGCCGGGTCCGCTCGCTCAGTGGCGGGGCATCGCTTCCGAAGGCCGAACTGACGCGGCTGTTGGAGGCTGTCAACGCGGAGTCGGGCAACTGA
- a CDS encoding MFS transporter yields MAFNAVFLPARIEAIAPDQKVSAIALIATTGVIVATVANVLFGALSDMTRTRFGRRVPWMIVGSVGATLGLLIVANAGSVPLIVTGWCLFQLFLNAIIAPLIAILPDRVPTARRGTMSALYGVGLLLGIALIGQVAAPQFLDDTKTGMHIFAFFALLAGPLVAVITPEPSNRDEPREPFSAKGLVKAFVFPMHESRDYYFVFFGRLFNIIGTYVVVGYQLYILTDYLGATIAEAGKTMSLLGLAQLVGSVIVGTAVGPISDRFNRRKVFIVGATILCTGGTLFLFFVQQPWAMIVFGLCSAIGGGIYNSVEQVVSTEVLPGADTAAKDLGFLNVAGTGGQAIAPGVTSAAIATTGSFAPAFLVAGGFLVASAVLFGRLRKTR; encoded by the coding sequence ATGGCCTTCAACGCCGTGTTCCTGCCCGCACGGATCGAGGCCATTGCGCCGGATCAGAAGGTCAGCGCCATCGCCCTCATAGCGACCACCGGCGTGATCGTCGCAACTGTGGCCAATGTGCTCTTCGGCGCGCTGTCGGACATGACCCGCACACGGTTCGGACGTCGCGTTCCCTGGATGATCGTCGGCTCGGTCGGGGCGACCCTCGGGCTGCTGATCGTCGCGAACGCGGGCTCCGTTCCCTTGATCGTCACCGGTTGGTGCCTGTTCCAGCTCTTCCTCAACGCCATCATCGCGCCCCTGATCGCGATCCTGCCCGACCGGGTTCCGACGGCACGACGCGGCACCATGTCCGCGCTGTACGGTGTCGGCCTGCTGCTGGGCATCGCGCTGATCGGTCAGGTCGCCGCACCGCAGTTCCTCGACGACACGAAGACGGGCATGCACATATTCGCCTTCTTCGCACTCCTGGCGGGTCCGCTCGTCGCCGTCATCACACCCGAGCCGTCCAACCGCGACGAGCCACGTGAGCCGTTCTCGGCCAAGGGACTCGTGAAAGCGTTCGTCTTCCCGATGCACGAGTCGCGCGACTACTACTTCGTCTTCTTCGGCCGGCTGTTCAACATCATCGGCACCTATGTCGTGGTGGGCTACCAGCTGTACATCCTCACCGACTATCTCGGGGCGACGATCGCCGAGGCCGGGAAGACCATGTCGTTGCTCGGGCTCGCCCAGCTTGTCGGCTCGGTCATCGTGGGAACCGCCGTCGGTCCCATCTCCGACCGGTTCAACCGCCGTAAGGTCTTCATCGTCGGCGCGACCATCCTGTGCACGGGCGGAACCCTGTTCCTCTTCTTCGTGCAGCAGCCGTGGGCGATGATCGTCTTCGGTCTCTGCAGCGCCATCGGTGGCGGCATCTACAACTCGGTGGAACAGGTCGTCAGCACGGAAGTGCTGCCCGGGGCGGACACGGCGGCGAAGGATCTCGGCTTCCTCAACGTCGCGGGAACCGGGGGGCAGGCGATCGCGCCCGGTGTCACCTCCGCGGCGATCGCGACAACGGGCAGCTTCGCCCCCGCGTTTCTTGTCGCCGGCGGCTTCCTCGTGGCTTCCGCAGTCCTCTTCGGCCGGCTGCGAAAGACGCGATGA
- a CDS encoding TetR/AcrR family transcriptional regulator produces the protein MSEPRTRLAADDRKAQIIEHATRMIAATGYQGFSMSALAEACGLTRAGVTHHVGSKQELLIEVLRGKERESSRESQVAIERAGRQDPREVLDLLMRRNIARPEIVRLFTVLAAESISTDHPAHDYFVDRIRRGARQLAPLFVDHSPDPEGMAIEILSFMDGIQLNWLRDPEIDIWARWTAFADRCLGARDG, from the coding sequence ATGAGCGAACCCCGTACTCGCCTGGCAGCGGATGACCGCAAGGCGCAGATCATCGAGCACGCCACTCGCATGATCGCCGCGACCGGCTACCAGGGCTTCTCCATGTCGGCCCTGGCCGAGGCGTGTGGTCTCACCCGCGCCGGCGTCACTCACCACGTCGGCTCCAAGCAGGAGCTACTGATCGAAGTACTGCGGGGCAAGGAGCGTGAATCGAGCAGAGAGTCGCAGGTGGCGATCGAGCGGGCGGGCCGGCAGGACCCGAGGGAAGTGCTCGATCTTCTGATGAGGCGAAACATCGCGCGCCCCGAGATCGTCCGCCTCTTCACGGTGCTGGCGGCGGAGTCCATCAGCACGGATCACCCGGCCCACGACTACTTCGTCGACCGCATCCGCAGGGGTGCCCGTCAGCTCGCCCCCTTGTTCGTGGACCACTCCCCGGACCCGGAGGGCATGGCGATCGAGATCCTTTCGTTCATGGACGGTATTCAGCTCAACTGGCTGCGCGATCCAGAGATCGACATCTGGGCCCGGTGGACGGCCTTTGCCGACCGGTGTTTGGGTGCGAGGGACGGATAG
- a CDS encoding acyltransferase domain-containing protein, giving the protein MDTGRWALTQDHGLRPDFVAGHSVGAFAAVTAGVLTFEEALMAVHLRGELMREACVGGEWGMGAPSSGWAPARYARSPSE; this is encoded by the coding sequence TTGGACACTGGACGTTGGGCCCTCACGCAGGACCACGGCCTGCGCCCCGACTTCGTCGCCGGTCACTCCGTCGGCGCGTTCGCCGCCGTCACGGCGGGCGTCCTGACCTTCGAGGAGGCGCTGATGGCCGTACACCTGCGTGGCGAACTCATGCGGGAGGCCTGCGTCGGCGGCGAGTGGGGCATGGGCGCGCCGTCCTCGGGCTGGGCGCCCGCGAGGTACGCACGCTCACCGAGCGAGTGA
- a CDS encoding SGNH/GDSL hydrolase family protein, whose product MTGTQIRRIAAMGSSYAAGPGIEPVADRRANRSARNYPHLLAERLGAELTDLTVSGATTDTITTTPQRVLLHTFPPQLAGLPEDADLVTITAGGNDLGYIGSMLRLGVAGRFSAHTLFRPLGTALKRKSVPRPSEADVERAAAGLVLIVEETRRRVERARVLLVDYLTVVGPDTRHSRATPFEAATLEEFRRLGDQVADVFTRAAARSGAELVAMRPRSQEHALGSTEPWVTGLPERLRPSTVVGAFHPNSAGMRAVADAIAEHLQGPEREQGPAGDRLPRHS is encoded by the coding sequence ATGACGGGCACACAGATCCGGCGGATCGCGGCGATGGGAAGCTCGTACGCTGCGGGTCCCGGCATCGAGCCGGTCGCCGACCGCCGGGCGAACCGCTCGGCGCGGAACTACCCGCACCTGCTGGCCGAACGGCTCGGTGCCGAACTCACGGACCTCACCGTGAGCGGAGCGACCACCGACACGATCACCACCACCCCCCAACGCGTGCTGCTCCACACCTTTCCGCCCCAGCTGGCCGGTCTGCCGGAGGACGCCGACCTGGTGACGATCACCGCCGGTGGCAACGACCTCGGCTACATCGGCAGCATGTTGCGGCTGGGCGTGGCGGGCCGGTTCTCTGCCCACACCCTCTTCCGGCCGCTGGGCACCGCACTGAAGCGGAAGAGCGTGCCGCGACCGTCGGAGGCCGACGTCGAACGGGCGGCGGCCGGTCTCGTCCTCATCGTGGAGGAAACGCGACGCAGAGTCGAGCGCGCGCGGGTGCTCCTGGTCGACTACCTCACGGTCGTCGGACCCGACACCCGCCACAGCCGCGCGACACCCTTCGAGGCAGCGACTCTGGAGGAGTTCCGCCGACTGGGCGACCAGGTCGCCGACGTCTTCACCCGCGCCGCCGCCCGCTCCGGGGCGGAACTCGTCGCGATGCGGCCGCGCAGCCAGGAACACGCTCTCGGATCGACCGAACCATGGGTGACCGGACTCCCCGAACGACTTCGCCCTTCCACCGTCGTCGGAGCCTTCCATCCCAACAGCGCCGGAATGCGCGCTGTGGCGGACGCGATCGCCGAGCACCTGCAAGGGCCCGAGAGGGAGCAGGGGCCAGCAGGCGACAGGCTGCCTCGTCATTCCTGA
- a CDS encoding response regulator transcription factor, translating into MPIRILLADDQALLRTTFRTLIDTHPDMEVVAEAADGEQALAEARTHHPDIVLMDIRMPRVDGLAATNAICGDPDLTATRVLILTTFETDEHVAQALRAGASGFLGKDVSAETLLEGIRTVAAGDALLSPAATRTLIRRFIATPDPLPAAKLDALTTRESEVVTLVAEGKDNTEIAEQLFVSPYTVRTHVQRAMNKLHARDRAQLVVIAYRTGLARP; encoded by the coding sequence ATGCCCATCCGCATTCTGCTCGCCGACGACCAAGCCCTGCTGCGCACGACGTTCCGCACCCTCATCGACACGCACCCCGACATGGAGGTGGTTGCCGAAGCCGCCGACGGAGAACAAGCCCTCGCCGAGGCCCGGACCCACCATCCCGACATCGTCCTGATGGACATCCGCATGCCCCGCGTGGACGGCCTCGCCGCCACGAACGCCATCTGCGGCGACCCCGACCTGACCGCCACCCGCGTCCTGATCCTCACCACCTTCGAGACGGACGAACACGTCGCCCAGGCACTGCGCGCCGGCGCCAGTGGATTCCTCGGCAAGGACGTCTCCGCCGAGACCCTCCTCGAAGGCATCCGCACCGTCGCCGCCGGTGACGCCCTGCTGTCACCCGCTGCCACCAGGACATTGATCAGACGCTTCATCGCCACTCCCGACCCCCTCCCGGCAGCCAAGCTGGACGCGCTCACCACCCGCGAATCCGAAGTGGTCACCCTGGTCGCCGAAGGCAAGGACAACACCGAAATCGCCGAGCAACTCTTCGTCAGTCCGTACACCGTACGCACGCACGTCCAACGCGCGATGAACAAACTCCACGCCCGTGACCGAGCCCAACTCGTCGTCATCGCCTACCGCACCGGACTCGCCCGTCCGTAA
- a CDS encoding sensor histidine kinase, translating to MTISWQQYARGHRRLTEAALIALLCAACGPATLYSSLPYADDQLGWLPGVPLAFAASLALLWRRSHPRTVVVFSAVCASAAAGTGYLITPLLLAPVMAAMYELAVRTPRKTTYLYCLAVITLIVATALFANRYHHPWPLTTLNPLFCLLLPVALGSAARLRHAYLGAVQARAEYAEHTREEEARHRVAEERVRIARELHDVVAHHLTVANAQAGTAAYLTRTHPEQAQEVLTGLADTTANALREMKAAVTLLRQPDDPDLLEPAPGLDQLPDLVAAFHTAGLDVQVTVEGEQRPLSSGTDLTAYRIVQEALTNVTKHAVVHTAQVWLTYHAERLTITVTNDASPSQPAYASGPSDRGFGLIGMRERAHSAGGRFQAAHRPEGGFTVTTDLPTKP from the coding sequence ATGACGATCAGCTGGCAGCAGTACGCCCGCGGCCACCGCCGCCTGACCGAGGCGGCCCTGATCGCACTGCTGTGCGCCGCCTGCGGCCCGGCCACGCTCTACAGCAGCCTTCCCTACGCCGACGACCAGCTCGGCTGGCTCCCCGGCGTCCCCTTGGCCTTCGCCGCCTCGCTAGCCCTGCTGTGGCGCCGGAGCCATCCCCGCACAGTCGTCGTGTTCAGCGCCGTGTGCGCCAGCGCCGCCGCAGGCACCGGTTACCTGATCACCCCCCTGCTTCTGGCACCCGTCATGGCCGCCATGTATGAACTGGCCGTCCGGACCCCCCGGAAGACCACCTACCTGTACTGCCTCGCCGTCATCACGCTGATCGTGGCAACCGCGCTGTTCGCCAACCGCTACCACCACCCCTGGCCACTCACCACCCTCAACCCTCTCTTCTGCCTCCTGCTGCCCGTGGCCCTCGGCTCGGCCGCCCGCCTGCGCCACGCCTACCTGGGAGCCGTCCAGGCCCGCGCCGAATACGCCGAACACACCCGAGAAGAAGAGGCCCGCCACCGCGTGGCCGAAGAACGCGTCCGTATCGCCCGCGAACTTCACGACGTCGTCGCCCACCACCTGACCGTGGCCAACGCCCAGGCCGGCACCGCCGCCTACCTGACCCGAACCCACCCGGAACAGGCACAGGAGGTACTCACCGGACTCGCCGACACCACCGCCAACGCTCTGCGCGAAATGAAGGCAGCCGTGACCCTGCTCAGACAACCCGACGACCCCGACCTCCTGGAACCGGCCCCCGGACTGGACCAACTGCCCGACCTCGTAGCCGCGTTCCATACCGCCGGACTCGATGTCCAGGTCACCGTCGAGGGCGAGCAGCGTCCGCTGTCCTCGGGGACGGACCTGACCGCTTACCGCATCGTGCAAGAGGCACTCACCAACGTCACCAAGCACGCCGTCGTCCACACCGCCCAGGTGTGGCTGACCTACCACGCCGAACGCCTCACCATCACCGTCACCAACGACGCGAGCCCTTCCCAGCCGGCCTACGCCTCGGGGCCCTCAGACCGCGGCTTCGGCCTCATCGGCATGCGGGAGCGCGCCCACTCGGCAGGCGGCCGCTTCCAGGCCGCACACCGCCCCGAAGGCGGCTTCACCGTCACCACCGACCTGCCGACGAAGCCCTGA
- a CDS encoding MMPL family transporter → MANFLYHVGRLAFHRRWTVTLLWVAVLAVAGFGAATAADAPEDSQSMPGIEAQKAFDLMEQRFPGTAANGASARIVFVAPDGERITAADNRAVIDDFVDQADSGSQIAGVVNPFQASAVSKDASTAYATVTYKVTATDLTDASKNHLQEVLDQARDAGLTVEVGGNALAEQPAAGGTSEVVGIVLAAVVLLITFGSMAAAGLPLLTAVLGVGIGMTSIIALSSALGLSGTTGALASMLGLAVGIDYALFVVSRYREERAAGHTPHEATSRAVGTAGSAVVFAGLTVVIALAGLSVVGVPMLTKMGLAAAGAVVIAVLIALTLVPALLGFWPNAVLSRRDRKGTARRPQRAAKENGGVRWARFVLRRPVPVLLASVIGLGVVALPALDLQMGMPGDEVKSTATTERRAYDALAEGFGPGFNGPLTVVVDAQKATDPKAAIAKISAQVADTAGVVSVSPPRFDEAGSTAVLSAVPSTAPTSETTKDLVHTLRGERSVSEQATGATFYVTGSTAMNIDVSQKMQDALVPYLVVVVGLAILLLMVVFRSLLVPLKAALGFLLSVLASLGAVVAVFQWGWAADPLGVEQTGPIMSLMPIFLVGIVFGLAMDYEVFLVSRMREAYAHGERPAQAVVTGFRYSSRVVVAAALIMMAVFSGFVGAQESMIKMIGFGLATAVLFDAFVVRMALVPAVLALLGERAWWLPRRLDRILPNVDIEGASLTGKPVDTDTQALSVPAERETARR, encoded by the coding sequence GTGGCTAATTTCTTGTATCACGTTGGCCGTTTGGCCTTTCATCGGCGCTGGACGGTGACCTTGCTGTGGGTGGCGGTCCTCGCTGTCGCCGGTTTCGGGGCCGCCACGGCCGCCGACGCCCCGGAGGACTCGCAGTCCATGCCGGGCATCGAGGCGCAGAAGGCCTTCGACCTGATGGAACAGCGGTTTCCTGGAACCGCCGCGAACGGCGCCAGTGCCCGGATCGTATTCGTCGCCCCGGACGGAGAGAGGATCACCGCAGCCGACAACCGCGCGGTGATCGACGACTTCGTCGACCAGGCGGACTCGGGCAGTCAGATCGCCGGTGTGGTGAATCCCTTCCAGGCTTCCGCGGTGAGCAAGGACGCCTCGACTGCTTATGCGACTGTCACGTACAAGGTGACGGCCACCGACCTCACCGACGCCTCGAAGAACCATCTGCAGGAAGTGCTCGACCAGGCCCGGGACGCCGGGCTGACGGTCGAGGTGGGCGGCAACGCGCTGGCTGAGCAGCCGGCCGCCGGCGGGACGAGCGAGGTGGTAGGCATCGTGCTCGCCGCCGTCGTCCTGCTGATCACCTTCGGGTCGATGGCTGCGGCCGGACTGCCGCTGCTGACAGCGGTGCTCGGTGTCGGCATCGGAATGACGTCCATCATCGCTCTGTCCAGTGCGCTGGGACTGTCCGGGACCACTGGCGCCCTGGCCTCGATGCTGGGTCTCGCGGTCGGTATCGACTACGCCCTGTTCGTCGTGTCCCGCTACCGGGAGGAACGCGCTGCCGGCCATACCCCACACGAGGCAACGAGCCGTGCTGTGGGCACGGCGGGCTCGGCAGTGGTGTTCGCCGGGTTGACGGTCGTGATCGCGCTGGCCGGCCTGTCGGTGGTCGGCGTCCCGATGCTGACGAAGATGGGTCTGGCCGCGGCCGGAGCGGTGGTCATCGCCGTACTGATCGCGCTGACCCTGGTCCCGGCGCTGCTCGGCTTCTGGCCCAACGCCGTCCTTTCACGCCGCGACCGCAAGGGCACCGCCCGTCGCCCGCAGCGTGCGGCGAAGGAGAACGGCGGTGTGCGCTGGGCACGCTTCGTGCTACGCCGCCCCGTGCCGGTGCTGCTCGCCTCGGTCATCGGTCTGGGGGTGGTGGCGCTGCCCGCGCTGGACCTCCAGATGGGCATGCCGGGCGACGAGGTGAAGTCCACCGCCACCACGGAACGCCGCGCCTACGACGCGCTGGCCGAGGGTTTCGGGCCGGGATTCAACGGCCCGCTGACCGTGGTCGTCGACGCCCAGAAGGCTACTGACCCCAAGGCGGCGATCGCCAAGATCTCCGCCCAGGTCGCCGATACCGCAGGCGTGGTGTCTGTCTCCCCACCGCGCTTCGACGAGGCGGGCAGCACCGCTGTGCTCTCCGCGGTGCCGTCCACCGCGCCGACCAGTGAGACGACCAAGGACCTGGTACACACGTTGCGCGGTGAGCGCAGTGTGAGCGAGCAGGCAACTGGCGCGACGTTCTACGTCACCGGCTCCACCGCCATGAACATCGACGTCTCCCAGAAGATGCAGGACGCCCTGGTGCCCTATCTGGTGGTCGTGGTCGGTCTGGCGATCCTGCTCCTGATGGTGGTCTTCCGCTCACTGCTCGTGCCCCTGAAGGCAGCCCTTGGCTTCCTGCTCTCCGTCCTGGCCTCCCTGGGCGCGGTGGTCGCTGTCTTCCAGTGGGGCTGGGCCGCCGACCCTCTGGGCGTGGAGCAGACCGGGCCGATCATGAGTCTGATGCCGATCTTCCTTGTGGGTATCGTCTTCGGCCTGGCCATGGACTACGAGGTCTTCCTCGTCTCCCGGATGCGCGAGGCTTACGCTCACGGTGAGCGTCCCGCGCAGGCTGTGGTCACCGGGTTCCGCTACAGCTCTCGGGTCGTGGTGGCCGCTGCACTGATCATGATGGCGGTGTTCTCCGGATTCGTCGGGGCCCAGGAATCCATGATCAAAATGATCGGGTTCGGACTCGCGACCGCGGTCCTGTTCGATGCCTTCGTCGTGCGCATGGCGCTCGTGCCGGCCGTACTGGCACTGCTCGGTGAACGGGCGTGGTGGCTGCCGCGCCGGCTCGACCGGATCCTGCCCAACGTCGATATCGAAGGAGCGTCCCTGACCGGCAAGCCCGTCGACACCGACACCCAGGCACTGTCTGTACCGGCCGAACGGGAGACCGCCCGGCGCTGA
- a CDS encoding DUF6262 family protein: MRADNSQHIVDAARRRSEYTRAKAVQALRTLDAAGEPVTFETVANQAGVSRSWLYAQPDLRAEVERLRAAHHRGPVSPVPARQRTSDASLLRRLEAANTRVRQLTEENRRLRDQLAGALGEQRAERITKEQAKGRQ, encoded by the coding sequence ATGCGAGCTGACAACAGCCAGCACATCGTCGACGCAGCCCGCCGCCGCAGCGAGTACACCCGCGCCAAGGCCGTCCAGGCCCTCCGCACTCTCGACGCAGCGGGCGAGCCGGTCACCTTCGAGACCGTCGCGAATCAGGCCGGAGTGTCCAGGTCCTGGCTCTATGCCCAGCCGGACCTGCGGGCTGAAGTCGAACGCCTGCGAGCGGCACACCACCGAGGACCCGTGTCTCCAGTTCCGGCTCGCCAACGGACCTCCGACGCCTCTCTGCTGCGGCGGCTCGAAGCCGCGAACACCCGTGTCCGGCAGCTCACCGAGGAGAACCGGCGACTCCGCGACCAACTCGCCGGCGCACTGGGCGAGCAACGAGCAGAAAGAATCACGAAAGAACAAGCGAAGGGAAGACAATGA